A section of the Perognathus longimembris pacificus isolate PPM17 chromosome 7, ASM2315922v1, whole genome shotgun sequence genome encodes:
- the LOC125354501 gene encoding UPF0688 protein C1orf174-like — MRSRKLTGGVRSSARLRARSCSAASLASAQDVVGSKSAKTACLITPSHKALDRRSSKKFKYDKGHLVKAELQKPVPKSDGALPKVAPKAPGESQCAEGGAAPPQPEAAAPVPSPGRAASDTHSAKTEDGAGAAAEESSGGPGRQARAAGEAEEARAPPLQMDNSVLLDEDSNQPMPVSRFFGNVELMQDLPPASSSCPSMSRREFRKMHFRAKDDEDEDEVEMQGAQQ; from the exons ATGAGGAGCAGGAAG CTCACAGGTGGAGTGCGGTCTTCAGCACGCCTGAGAGCCCGGAGTTGCTCTGCCGCCAGCTTGGCCTCTGCCCAGGACGTCGTTGGCTCCAAGTCTGCCAAGACAGCATGTCTG ATTACCCCGTCGCACAAGGCCCTGGACAGAAGATCTTCCAAAAAGTTCAAGTACGACAAAGGCCATCTGGTGAAGGCAGAGTTGCAGAAACCAGTGCCTAAAAGTGACGGTGCTTTGCCTAAAGTGGCCCCCAAGGCCCCTGGAGAGAGCCAGTGTGCGGAAGGCGGCGCGGCGCCCCCCCAGCCGGAAGCTGCGGCTCCCGTCCCCAGCCCAGGCCGAGCAGCGAGTGACACGCACTCCGCAAAGACTGAAGACGGGGCCGGCGCGGCGGCGGAGGAGTCCAGTGGCGGAccaggcaggcaggccagggcCGCAGGCGAGGCGGAGGAGGCGCGGGCACCGCCGCTGCAGATGGACAACAGCGTGCTTCTGGATGAAGACAGTAATCAGCCCATGCCAGTGAGCCGGTTCTTCGGGAACGTTGAGCTTATGCAG GACCTGCCACCAGCTTCTTCATCTTGCCCTTCAATGAGCAGGCGAGAATTCAGGAAAATGCATTTCAGAGCCAAAgacgacgaggacgaggacgaagTAGAAATGCAGGGAGCGCAGCAGTGA